In Aegilops tauschii subsp. strangulata cultivar AL8/78 chromosome 3, Aet v6.0, whole genome shotgun sequence, one genomic interval encodes:
- the LOC109739834 gene encoding uncharacterized protein isoform X1: MALLHWKATLATPPLQMSSWQENTSPCNWTGIMCTAVPHGRRMPWVVTNISLPDAGIRGQLGELNFSALPFLAYIDLTNNSLHGALPPSINSLSALSVLKLPYNQLTGKIPHEIGDLQSLRWLDLSFNRLARHIPPSLGNLTMLTNLTIHQTMVSGPIPEEIGRLVNLQILQLSNNTLSGMIPKTLGNLTQLYHLDLFSNQLSGPIPQVLGRLVHLQILILCKNDFSGPIPISITNLTKMNTLYLNENQITGPLPPELGTLDMLNILKLEKNQMTGSIPLELGNLTMLNSLYLYTNQITGPIPLELGYLLNLQDLELDDNQISGSIPGIIGNLTKLVQLSLSENQITGFIPQEIGNLMNLQYLYLDLNQISGSIPKTFGKLQSMQLLSISDNKLSGSLPQEFGDLTNLVRLGLKNNSLQGPLPANICSGGRLQLLEVARNMFNGPIPSSLKTCTSLVEISLAKNQLTGDISQHFGVYPQLTELSLTSNRLSGQISPNLCACTQLTVLHLAQNMITGSIPPIISKLYNLVELTLSSNRLSGRIPPEIYSLANLYKMNLSSNQLSGYIPTQIKKLSNLGYLDISGNRLSGLIPGELGACMKLQFLKINNNSFSGSLPGAVGSLAGLQIMLDVSNNNLSGVLPQQLGKLEMLEFLNLSHNQFSGSIPSSLASMLSLSTLDVSYNDLEGPVPTTWLLQNASASWFLPNKGLCGNLPGLPPCYSTPVAAHKKGKILGLLLPIVLVIGFVIVAAIVVIIILTRKKRNPQESVAAEARDLFSVWNFDGRLAFDDIVRATEDFDDKYIIGTGGYGKVYKAQLQDGQLVAVKKLHQTEEELDDGRRFCSEMEILTQIRQRSIVKMYGFCSHPAYKFLVYDYIQQGSLHRTLENEEPAKELDWHKRIALATDVAQAISYLHHECSPPIIHRDITSNNILLDTSFKAFVSDFGTARILKPDSSNWSALAGTYGYIAPELSYTSVVTEKCDVYSFGVVVLELVMGKHPRDLLDGSLSSGEQAMLVKDILDQRPTTPPTTKENQLALLIKLAFSCLESSPIARPTMREAHQTLIQQPSSSSCPVPFSELTLQEIRDAC, from the exons ATGGCCCTCCTCCACTGGAAAGCAACACTTGCAACCCCACCGCTGCAGATGAGTTCTTGGCAGGAAAACACCAGCCCCTGCAACTGGACGGGCATCATGTGCACGGCTGTTCCCCATGGCCGCCGCATGCCCTGGGTGGTGACCAACATCTCCTTGCCAGATGCTGGCATCCGTGGCCAGCTTGGTGAGCTCAACTTCTCGGCTCTTCCGTTCCTCGCATACATTGACCTTACGAACAACAGCCTCCATGGTGCACTACCCCCTAGTATCAACTCCCTGTCAGCACTTTCGGTACTTAAACTTCCCTACAACCAGCTCACAGGGAAAATTCCTCATGAGATTGGTGACCTGCAAAGTCTCAGATGGCTTGATCTCTCATTCAATAGACTCGCAAGACATATCCCTCCGTCTTTAGGTAACCTCACAATGTTAACTAATCTTACCATTCACCAAACCATGGTATCAGGTCCCATTCCTGAGGAGATTGGGAGGCTTGTCAACCTACAAATTCTACAGCTAAGCAACAACACCTTAAGCGGCATGATACCAAAAACCCTTGGAAACCTGACCCAACTATATCATTTGGACTTGTTTAGTAATCAACTTTCAGGGCCTATACCCCAAGTACTAGGCAGACTAGTCCATTTGCAAATTCTTATTCTTTGTAAAAATGATTTTTCAGGTCCAATCCCAATCTCCATAACCAATCTCACTAAGATGAACACACTTTATCTCAATGAAAATCAAATCACAGGTCCATTACCCCCAGAACTAGGCACCCTCGATATGCTAAACATCCTTAAACTCGAAAAAAATCAGATGACAGGTTCAATACCCCTAGAACTTGGCAACCTCACTATGCTAAATTCTCTGTATCTCTATACAaatcaaatcacaggcccaataCCTTTAGAATTGGGATACTTACTAAACCTCCAGGATTTAGAACTGGATGACAACCAAATATCTGGCTCTATTCCTGGCATCATAGGAAATTTAACCAAGCTAGTACAACTTTCCCTCTCTGAAAATCAGATAACCGGTTTCATTCCCCAGGAAATTGGCAATCTGATGAACCTCCAATATTTATACTTGGATCTGAACCAAATTTCGGGATCAATACCGAAAACTTTTGGTAAGTTGCAAAGCATGCAACTACTGTCAATCTCCGATAACAAATTATCAGGTTCTCTTCCTCAAGAATTTGGAGATCTCACAAACCTTGTTAGACTAGGGTTGAAGAACAACTCACTTCAAGGACCTTTACCTGCAAATATATGTTCAGGTGGCAGACTTCAACTTCTCGAAGTCGCTCGTAATATGTTCAATGGCCCTATTCCTAGTAGTTTAAAGACATGTACGAGTTTGGTTGAAATTTCCCTTGCAAAGAACCAACTAACAGGAGATATATCTCAGCATTTTGGTGTGTATCCACAACTAACAGAGCTGAGCTTGACATCAAATAGACTCTCTGGGCAGATCTCACCAAATCTATGTGCATGTACCCAGCTAACGGTGCTACATCTAGCACAAAATATGATCACGGGTTCCATACCTCCAATCATTTCTAAATTGTACAACCTAGTAGAGCTAACACTCAGTTCTAATCGTCTCAGCGGTAGGATTCCACCAGAAATCTACAGTTTAGCAAATCTATATAAAATGAACTTGTCATCGAACCAATTATCTGGATACATACCTACACAAATTAAAAAGCTGAGCAATCTAGGATACCTTGATATATCTGGAAACAGATTGAGTGGATTGATACCTGGGGAACTAGGGGCCTGCATGAAACTACAGTTCTTGAAGATCAACAACAACAGCTTCAGTGGGAGTTTGCCTGGTGCGGTTGGAAGTTTAGCAGGCCTGCAGATCATGTTAGATGTGAGCAACAATAACCTCAGTGGTGTGTTGCCGCAGCAACTTGGGAAGTTGGAGATGCTAGAATTTCTGAATTTATCACATAATCAGTTCAGTGGCAGCATTCCATCCTCCCTTGCAAGCATGTTGAGCCTTTCAACACTCGATGTGTCCTACAATGACTTAGAAGGACCGGTCCCAACAACATGGCTACTTCAAAATGCTTCAGCGAGTTGGTTTCTTCCCAATAAAGGTCTATGTGGCAACCTCCCTGGCCTGCCACCTTGTTATTCAACCCCCGTAGCTGCTCACAAAAAGGGGAAGATACTTGGTTTGCTTTTGCCAATTGTTCTTGTGATAGGTTTCGTCATTGTTGCTGCAATTGTTGTCATAATAATACTTACTCGTAAGAAGAGAAATCCACAAGAAAGTGTTGCCGCTGAAGCAAGGGACCTATTCTCTGTTTGGAATTTCGATGGAAGATTAGCATTTGATGATATTGTAAGGGCAACAGAAGACTTTGATGATAAGTACATCATTGGAACAGGGGGATACGGCAAAGTCTACAAGGCACAACTCCAAGACGGGCAGCTGGTTGCTGTTAAGAAGCTTCATCAGACCGAAGAAGAGTTGGATGATGGAAGAAGATTTTGTAGTGAAATGGAAATCTTAACACAGATCCGACAACGAAGCATTGTCAAAATGTATGGATTCTGCTCCCATCCAGCATATAAATTTCTCGTCTATGACTACATTCAGCAGGGAAGCCTCCACAGGACATTGGAAAATGAGGAGCCAGCAAAGGAATTGGATTGGCACAAGAGAATTGCTCTTGCAACTGATGTGGCTCAAGCAATATCTTATTTGCACCACGAATGCAGTCCACCTATAATCCATCGAGATATCACAAGCAACAATATCTTACTTGATACATCCTTCAAGGCTTTTGTCTCGGATTTCGGCACAGCAAGGATTCTTAAGCCCGATTCATCAAACTGGAGTGCACTTGCTGGAACATATGGCTACATAGCTCCTG AACTCTCGTACACATCTGTTGTGACGGAGAAATGTGATGTCTATAGCTTTGGTGTGGTTGTACTAGAGCTAGTGATGGGGAAGCATCCAAGGGATCTATTAGACGGTAGTTTGTCAAGCGGGGAACAAGCTATGCTGGTGAAAGATATTCTAGACCAACGACCAACAACACCACCAACAACAAAAGAGAATCAATTAGCTCTGCTCATCAAGCTGGCCTTTTCTTGCTTGGAATCTTCTCCAATAGCAAGGCCAACGATGAGGGAGGCACACCAAACACTCATCCAGCAACCCTCTTCTAGTTCATGCCCCGTGCCTTTTAGCGAACTTACATTACAGGAAATAAGAGACGCATGTTGA
- the LOC109739834 gene encoding MDIS1-interacting receptor like kinase 2-like isoform X2: MLASVASLQLGKLEMLEFLNLSHNQFSGSIPSSLASMLSLSTLDVSYNDLEGPVPTTWLLQNASASWFLPNKGLCGNLPGLPPCYSTPVAAHKKGKILGLLLPIVLVIGFVIVAAIVVIIILTRKKRNPQESVAAEARDLFSVWNFDGRLAFDDIVRATEDFDDKYIIGTGGYGKVYKAQLQDGQLVAVKKLHQTEEELDDGRRFCSEMEILTQIRQRSIVKMYGFCSHPAYKFLVYDYIQQGSLHRTLENEEPAKELDWHKRIALATDVAQAISYLHHECSPPIIHRDITSNNILLDTSFKAFVSDFGTARILKPDSSNWSALAGTYGYIAPELSYTSVVTEKCDVYSFGVVVLELVMGKHPRDLLDGSLSSGEQAMLVKDILDQRPTTPPTTKENQLALLIKLAFSCLESSPIARPTMREAHQTLIQQPSSSSCPVPFSELTLQEIRDAC, encoded by the exons ATGCTGGCATCCGTGGCCAGCTTG CAACTTGGGAAGTTGGAGATGCTAGAATTTCTGAATTTATCACATAATCAGTTCAGTGGCAGCATTCCATCCTCCCTTGCAAGCATGTTGAGCCTTTCAACACTCGATGTGTCCTACAATGACTTAGAAGGACCGGTCCCAACAACATGGCTACTTCAAAATGCTTCAGCGAGTTGGTTTCTTCCCAATAAAGGTCTATGTGGCAACCTCCCTGGCCTGCCACCTTGTTATTCAACCCCCGTAGCTGCTCACAAAAAGGGGAAGATACTTGGTTTGCTTTTGCCAATTGTTCTTGTGATAGGTTTCGTCATTGTTGCTGCAATTGTTGTCATAATAATACTTACTCGTAAGAAGAGAAATCCACAAGAAAGTGTTGCCGCTGAAGCAAGGGACCTATTCTCTGTTTGGAATTTCGATGGAAGATTAGCATTTGATGATATTGTAAGGGCAACAGAAGACTTTGATGATAAGTACATCATTGGAACAGGGGGATACGGCAAAGTCTACAAGGCACAACTCCAAGACGGGCAGCTGGTTGCTGTTAAGAAGCTTCATCAGACCGAAGAAGAGTTGGATGATGGAAGAAGATTTTGTAGTGAAATGGAAATCTTAACACAGATCCGACAACGAAGCATTGTCAAAATGTATGGATTCTGCTCCCATCCAGCATATAAATTTCTCGTCTATGACTACATTCAGCAGGGAAGCCTCCACAGGACATTGGAAAATGAGGAGCCAGCAAAGGAATTGGATTGGCACAAGAGAATTGCTCTTGCAACTGATGTGGCTCAAGCAATATCTTATTTGCACCACGAATGCAGTCCACCTATAATCCATCGAGATATCACAAGCAACAATATCTTACTTGATACATCCTTCAAGGCTTTTGTCTCGGATTTCGGCACAGCAAGGATTCTTAAGCCCGATTCATCAAACTGGAGTGCACTTGCTGGAACATATGGCTACATAGCTCCTG AACTCTCGTACACATCTGTTGTGACGGAGAAATGTGATGTCTATAGCTTTGGTGTGGTTGTACTAGAGCTAGTGATGGGGAAGCATCCAAGGGATCTATTAGACGGTAGTTTGTCAAGCGGGGAACAAGCTATGCTGGTGAAAGATATTCTAGACCAACGACCAACAACACCACCAACAACAAAAGAGAATCAATTAGCTCTGCTCATCAAGCTGGCCTTTTCTTGCTTGGAATCTTCTCCAATAGCAAGGCCAACGATGAGGGAGGCACACCAAACACTCATCCAGCAACCCTCTTCTAGTTCATGCCCCGTGCCTTTTAGCGAACTTACATTACAGGAAATAAGAGACGCATGTTGA